One Myxococcales bacterium genomic region harbors:
- a CDS encoding DUF2004 domain-containing protein, with the protein MLHSRQFGQLSPNETRWDRRMPLDKDEVRVDLNVASLATLPPDELAKVDELLGDLGALDRQGRAALTALVDDDEAEPAKFWRFHAEEVEGYAGLARTGLVDALRLSRVGLYPDGAFGNRSYVVLDYELRGPRTDQILAVKLGRDGALVAIAWES; encoded by the coding sequence ATGCTGCACAGCCGCCAATTCGGACAGCTCTCCCCGAACGAGACCCGATGGGACCGCCGGATGCCTCTCGACAAGGACGAGGTTCGCGTCGACCTCAACGTGGCGAGCCTCGCGACCCTCCCGCCGGACGAGCTCGCGAAGGTGGACGAGCTGCTCGGCGATCTTGGGGCGCTCGATCGGCAGGGTCGCGCGGCGCTCACCGCGCTCGTCGACGACGACGAGGCCGAGCCCGCGAAGTTCTGGCGCTTCCACGCCGAAGAGGTCGAAGGGTACGCGGGCCTCGCGCGCACGGGCCTCGTCGATGCGCTGAGGCTCTCGCGCGTCGGCCTCTACCCCGACGGAGCTTTTGGCAACCGGTCGTACGTGGTGCTCGACTACGAGCTGCGGGGGCCAAGGACGGATCAGATCCTCGCGGTAAAGCTCGGGCGCGACGGGGCCCTCGTCGCGATCGCCTGGGAGAGCTGA